In Flavobacterium sp. WV_118_3, one DNA window encodes the following:
- the ettA gene encoding energy-dependent translational throttle protein EttA, which produces MSDDKKVIFSMSRVSKTYSSTNKQVLKDIYLSFFYGAKIGILGLNGSGKSSLLKIIAGVDKNYQGDVVFAPGYTVGYLEQEPLLDETKTVIEIVREGVAETVAILDEFNKINDMFGLPEVYEDADKMQKLMDRQAELQDKIDAVGAWELDTKLEIAMDALRTPEPDTPIKVLSGGERRRVALCRLLLQQPDVLLLDEPTNHLDAESVLWLEQHLQQYAGTVIAVTHDRYFLDNVAGWILELDRGEGIPWKGNYSSWLDQKSKRMEQEEKVASKRRKTLERELDWVRQGAKGRQTKQKARLQNYDKLLNEDQKELDEKLEIYIPNGPRLGTNVIEAKNVSKAFGDKLLYENLNFTLPQAGIVGIIGPNGAGKSTIFRMIMGEEAPDNGEFVIGDTAKIAYVDQSHSNIDPNKSIWENFCDGQELVMMGGRQVNSRAYLSRFNFGGSDQNKKVATLSGGERNRLHLAMTLKEEGNVLLLDEPTNDLDINTLRALEEGLENFAGCAVVISHDRWFLDRICTHILAFEGDSQVYFFEGSFSDYEENKKKRLGGDVTPTRIKYKKLIRG; this is translated from the coding sequence ATGTCAGACGATAAGAAAGTAATATTTTCGATGTCTCGCGTAAGTAAAACCTACTCGAGCACGAACAAACAGGTTTTAAAAGACATTTACCTGAGCTTTTTCTACGGTGCTAAAATTGGTATCCTGGGATTAAACGGTTCTGGTAAATCATCCTTATTAAAAATTATTGCCGGAGTAGATAAAAACTACCAGGGTGATGTAGTATTCGCACCAGGTTATACGGTAGGATATTTAGAGCAGGAACCACTATTGGACGAAACCAAAACCGTTATTGAAATCGTACGCGAAGGTGTAGCCGAAACGGTAGCGATTTTGGATGAGTTTAATAAAATCAACGATATGTTCGGTTTACCGGAAGTATACGAAGATGCCGACAAGATGCAGAAGTTAATGGACCGTCAGGCCGAACTTCAGGACAAAATCGATGCGGTAGGAGCGTGGGAATTGGATACCAAACTGGAAATCGCGATGGATGCCTTGCGTACACCGGAGCCGGATACCCCAATCAAAGTATTGTCCGGAGGTGAGCGTCGTCGTGTCGCTTTATGTCGTTTGTTATTACAACAACCGGATGTATTGTTATTGGATGAGCCAACCAACCACCTGGATGCGGAAAGCGTACTATGGTTGGAGCAACACTTACAACAATATGCCGGAACGGTAATTGCCGTAACCCACGACCGTTATTTCCTGGATAACGTAGCCGGATGGATTTTAGAACTGGACCGTGGTGAAGGTATTCCGTGGAAAGGAAACTATTCGTCTTGGTTGGATCAGAAATCAAAACGTATGGAGCAAGAGGAAAAAGTAGCTTCCAAACGTAGAAAAACATTAGAACGTGAGTTAGACTGGGTACGTCAGGGAGCCAAAGGGCGTCAGACCAAACAAAAAGCCCGTTTACAGAACTACGATAAATTATTAAACGAAGACCAAAAAGAACTGGATGAGAAATTAGAGATCTACATCCCGAATGGTCCGCGTTTGGGAACCAATGTAATCGAAGCGAAAAATGTTTCGAAAGCTTTTGGTGACAAACTATTATATGAAAACCTAAACTTTACCTTGCCACAAGCGGGAATCGTAGGAATTATTGGTCCGAATGGTGCCGGTAAATCAACGATCTTCCGAATGATCATGGGAGAAGAAGCACCGGATAACGGAGAGTTTGTTATTGGAGATACGGCCAAGATCGCTTATGTCGATCAGTCGCACTCAAATATCGATCCGAATAAATCCATCTGGGAAAACTTCTGCGACGGTCAGGAATTGGTAATGATGGGTGGCCGTCAGGTAAACTCAAGAGCGTATTTGTCCCGATTTAACTTTGGAGGAAGTGATCAAAACAAAAAAGTTGCAACACTTTCCGGAGGAGAGCGTAACCGTTTGCATTTGGCGATGACCTTAAAAGAAGAAGGAAACGTATTGCTACTGGATGAGCCAACGAACGACTTGGATATCAACACGCTTCGTGCGTTGGAAGAAGGTTTGGAAAATTTCGCCGGATGTGCGGTGGTTATTTCCCACGACCGTTGGTTCCTGGACAGGATTTGTACGCATATCCTGGCTTTCGAAGGCGATTCACAGGTATATTTCTTTGAAGGAAGTTTCTCCGATTACGAAGAAAACAAAAAGAAACGTCTTGGTGGCGATGTAACACCAACACGTATCAAATACAAAAAACTGATCCGAGGATAA
- a CDS encoding SIR2 family protein has protein sequence MEHFFYKGAIQILENTNNFEEKITHVKKELAKTFESRNLSFLIGSGCSLGKNGIPTMKELADTLFNVGINNKTSLSKKLQELVFEKKHLDLLSKHNIDYTKEPFLNNLEIFLGTLYSLRFYLDQIHNSKEVIAVDEVIEQTKNYILYRCLNEENTGLDDQILDVYQSFYRKLSLRDSNLPKPNIFTTNYDLYSEKAMDELGITYTNGFSGFIKRYFNPSIFNYALAEQMDISSFKWSVIDSFIYLFKIHGSVNWVEVEETNKLFKIEELQNTDFEYLKSKKHNFMIYPSPIKQNASLGSPYSDLFREFQKRITQNQSILITMGYSFSDEHINNLIYQALTIPTFRLVIFCDTKYQTQQGVIEREAINKLINLNDPRIWIIGSNNITQPTPVVKVETPNENLAQVEAVPTNNIVPVEEKTSPDEIIKERLSEETIMDDNLADNLNDLSVIGNIEKPLHYFSTIVKNLFPDWTENKIEESNSKIIELLHNSVNSKTEEQK, from the coding sequence ATGGAACATTTTTTTTACAAGGGAGCAATACAGATTTTAGAAAACACGAATAATTTTGAAGAAAAAATTACCCATGTCAAAAAGGAACTGGCAAAAACATTTGAATCTAGAAACCTCTCCTTTCTTATTGGTTCAGGATGCTCATTAGGCAAAAACGGTATCCCAACAATGAAAGAATTAGCAGATACTCTTTTTAATGTAGGAATCAATAATAAAACTAGTTTAAGTAAAAAACTTCAAGAATTAGTTTTTGAAAAAAAACATCTTGATCTATTATCAAAACATAATATAGATTACACAAAAGAGCCATTTTTGAATAATTTAGAAATTTTTTTGGGGACTCTTTATAGTTTGAGATTTTATCTAGATCAGATTCATAATTCTAAAGAGGTTATTGCTGTTGATGAAGTCATTGAACAAACAAAAAATTATATTCTGTACAGATGTCTTAATGAGGAAAATACTGGATTAGATGATCAAATTTTAGATGTATATCAATCCTTTTACAGAAAACTGTCTTTACGGGATAGTAATTTACCTAAACCGAACATCTTTACTACAAACTATGATTTGTACTCCGAGAAAGCTATGGATGAATTAGGAATAACTTACACTAATGGTTTCTCAGGATTTATTAAACGATACTTTAATCCTTCTATTTTTAATTATGCTTTGGCAGAGCAAATGGATATCAGTTCGTTTAAATGGAGTGTGATAGATAGCTTCATATATCTTTTCAAAATACACGGTTCTGTAAATTGGGTTGAAGTTGAAGAAACAAATAAGCTTTTTAAGATTGAAGAATTACAGAACACTGATTTTGAATATCTCAAAAGTAAAAAGCACAATTTTATGATTTATCCCTCTCCCATAAAACAAAATGCTAGTCTTGGCTCTCCTTACTCTGATTTGTTTAGAGAGTTTCAAAAAAGAATAACTCAAAATCAAAGTATTCTAATAACAATGGGATATAGTTTTAGTGATGAGCATATTAACAATCTCATTTATCAAGCACTAACAATTCCAACTTTTAGATTAGTCATATTCTGTGATACAAAATATCAAACCCAGCAAGGAGTAATTGAGAGAGAAGCAATTAATAAATTAATAAATCTTAATGATCCTCGCATTTGGATTATTGGAAGTAACAATATAACACAACCTACTCCGGTAGTTAAAGTTGAAACACCTAACGAAAATTTAGCACAAGTTGAAGCCGTTCCTACAAATAATATAGTCCCAGTTGAAGAAAAAACTTCACCTGATGAAATTATTAAAGAAAGGTTATCCGAAGAAACTATTATGGACGACAATTTAGCAGATAATTTAAATGATCTATCCGTAATAGGCAATATTGAAAAACCATTACATTACTTCAGTACAATCGTAAAGAATCTCTTTCCGGATTGGACGGAAAATAAGATTGAAGAGAGCAATTCAAAGATCATTGAATTACTGCATAATTCAGTTAATTCTAAAACAGAGGAGCAAAAATGA
- a CDS encoding ATP-binding protein produces the protein MIRDDKQRVIGKLININSEKFTVELLNQSINFTTTGFENIYQYAQINGYVILPYQDFYIVAEIFGVREKDADVRWKGEKEQILSKSNSVKYLDINPIGTIQKNKFKYGISVFPTLYTDVLYIKKEELDTIFDLNDELIKDDVSNNTRLKLLDIGTSTIFPDYKVKIDINGFFGGHSSVLGNTGSGKSCTIASMLQTLLKKEKFSAVGASFVLFDVNGEYLKAFSQIDNPDIEVKYFSINGIKKKGDFDFGDIELKENIEYFDFKLPHWFLNIDEWALLLQASEKSQLPILRSALGFSQSMDTISKNHIYGSNIMYVYDNWESPVAKRQRISSLIAKSGITDISLQHYDVRYGNFGSTAQEEAFKTSVNKYINIDQFVFPKYNFEKFDFKNLEDHLDEAILYEEYHGNKQIRDYCSTLLTRYKSLRERSEYDFLTKNDNDLEIEDFTNEILGLDKTVKKTQISIIDLNAVEDEVVEVISSVISRLVFEKLKKIEPRNSFPVNLILEEAHRYISEKKSTSFGEANKIFERIAKEGRKYGIFLMVSSQRPSELSKTVLSQCSNFIVHRIQNPDDLSHIRQMTPHISSNIMTRLPSIPRQHALVFGHSVQIPTLFKVNDAEPTPHSNDSDIVKHWFKEKEE, from the coding sequence ATGATAAGAGATGATAAACAAAGAGTTATAGGGAAGCTCATTAATATAAATTCTGAAAAATTCACAGTTGAATTACTTAATCAATCCATAAACTTTACTACAACTGGTTTTGAGAACATTTATCAGTACGCACAAATTAATGGTTATGTAATCCTCCCATACCAAGATTTTTATATTGTTGCAGAAATTTTTGGAGTTCGAGAAAAAGATGCGGACGTAAGATGGAAAGGTGAGAAAGAACAAATTCTCAGCAAATCTAATTCTGTAAAATACTTGGATATTAACCCAATTGGTACAATCCAAAAAAACAAATTTAAATATGGAATTTCAGTTTTTCCAACACTTTACACTGATGTACTGTATATAAAAAAAGAAGAACTTGATACTATCTTCGACCTAAATGATGAATTAATAAAAGACGATGTATCAAACAACACTAGACTTAAATTATTGGATATTGGTACTTCAACTATTTTTCCTGACTATAAAGTAAAAATTGACATCAATGGCTTTTTTGGTGGTCATTCATCTGTGCTTGGGAATACCGGTAGTGGAAAATCTTGTACAATAGCTTCTATGCTCCAAACTCTACTAAAAAAAGAAAAGTTTAGTGCTGTTGGTGCTTCATTCGTGCTTTTTGACGTTAATGGTGAATATTTAAAAGCATTTAGTCAAATTGATAATCCAGACATAGAAGTTAAATACTTTTCAATAAATGGCATTAAGAAAAAAGGAGATTTTGATTTTGGTGATATTGAATTAAAAGAGAATATTGAATATTTTGACTTTAAATTACCGCATTGGTTTTTAAATATCGACGAATGGGCGTTACTATTGCAAGCAAGTGAAAAATCACAATTACCTATACTTAGATCCGCATTAGGTTTTTCTCAGAGTATGGATACAATATCTAAAAATCATATTTATGGAAGTAATATTATGTATGTCTATGACAATTGGGAATCGCCAGTAGCGAAAAGACAACGAATTTCTTCTTTAATTGCAAAATCTGGTATTACGGACATCAGTTTACAACATTATGATGTAAGGTATGGAAATTTCGGTAGTACAGCACAAGAAGAAGCATTTAAAACTTCTGTAAATAAGTATATAAACATTGACCAATTTGTATTTCCAAAATATAATTTTGAAAAATTTGATTTCAAAAATTTAGAAGACCATTTAGACGAAGCAATTTTATATGAAGAATATCACGGGAACAAACAAATCAGAGACTATTGCTCTACTTTATTAACAAGATATAAAAGTTTAAGAGAGCGCTCCGAATATGATTTTTTAACAAAAAACGATAATGATCTAGAAATAGAGGATTTTACCAATGAAATTTTGGGACTAGATAAGACCGTAAAAAAAACTCAAATATCAATAATTGATTTAAATGCGGTAGAAGATGAAGTTGTAGAAGTTATTTCTAGCGTGATTTCAAGATTAGTTTTTGAAAAACTGAAAAAAATTGAACCTCGAAATTCTTTCCCAGTAAACTTAATATTAGAAGAAGCACACAGATATATTTCTGAAAAGAAAAGTACTTCATTTGGAGAAGCAAACAAGATATTTGAAAGAATCGCTAAAGAAGGTAGAAAATATGGAATATTTTTAATGGTGTCGTCTCAAAGACCAAGCGAATTATCCAAAACTGTTTTGTCTCAGTGTAGTAATTTTATTGTACATAGAATTCAAAATCCAGATGACTTGTCACATATAAGACAAATGACACCACATATCTCGTCGAATATCATGACTAGATTACCATCAATACCAAGACAACACGCTCTAGTATTTGGTCATTCTGTTCAAATACCTACATTATTTAAAGTTAATGATGCTGAGCCAACACCTCATAGTAACGATAGTGATATTGTAAAACATTGGTTTAAGGAAAAAGAAGAATAA
- a CDS encoding SDR family oxidoreductase: MQRFQNKFALITGGTNGMGLATAQQFIAEGGQVIITGRSAETVNKAITVLGSNCHGIVSNAGSMQDLMQLQQQVYNYTDSLNLIFLNAGYGRFATIEQADEVHFDELFNMLVKGPFFTVQQLLPLLHPGSSIVFNTSFVTEVGMANFSVYSAAKSAVQSFIKTFAAELTTKGIRVNGISPGHIKTNIYSNTGLTTEQIEGAVKALIPTIPFQRQGEPSEIANAVLFLASEEASYIHGTELKVDAGISVIR, encoded by the coding sequence ATGCAGCGATTTCAAAACAAATTTGCCTTGATAACCGGAGGAACCAACGGAATGGGACTTGCCACAGCCCAACAATTTATAGCCGAAGGCGGACAGGTGATCATCACAGGGCGTAGTGCCGAAACGGTTAATAAAGCCATCACAGTATTAGGGTCAAACTGCCACGGTATAGTATCCAACGCAGGCAGTATGCAGGACCTGATGCAATTGCAACAACAAGTATACAATTATACTGATTCCCTTAATCTGATCTTTTTAAATGCAGGCTATGGTCGGTTTGCGACGATAGAACAGGCCGATGAGGTTCATTTTGACGAGTTGTTCAATATGTTGGTAAAGGGTCCTTTTTTTACCGTACAACAGCTTTTACCGTTATTACATCCGGGAAGTAGTATTGTTTTTAATACTTCTTTTGTGACGGAAGTAGGGATGGCTAATTTTTCGGTGTATTCCGCGGCAAAATCGGCAGTACAATCGTTTATTAAAACCTTTGCAGCCGAGTTAACGACTAAAGGTATTCGCGTAAACGGGATCAGTCCCGGTCATATCAAGACGAATATTTATAGCAATACAGGGCTTACAACCGAACAGATCGAAGGTGCTGTCAAGGCATTAATCCCAACGATTCCGTTCCAACGGCAGGGTGAACCTTCAGAAATTGCGAATGCGGTATTATTCCTCGCTTCAGAAGAAGCCTCCTATATTCACGGAACAGAATTAAAAGTAGATGCCGGTATTTCGGTAATCCGTTAA
- a CDS encoding MarR family transcriptional regulator, translating to MNIIDESGILAISTRLQRLSEQLRKDGAQVYKAYGIAFEPKWFPVIYTLYHKEKLSVVEIANEIGYTHPSTISLLKELEKQKLIRSVKDKEDERKRRILLTSKGLELIEQMKPVWDVIRIALNEIADNQNALLAAITEAENKIATQSFLQRVLQLKQEQESKTIEK from the coding sequence ATGAATATAATTGATGAATCCGGAATATTAGCCATTTCAACAAGGTTACAACGCCTTAGTGAACAACTTCGTAAAGACGGAGCGCAGGTCTATAAAGCCTACGGCATTGCATTCGAACCAAAATGGTTCCCTGTGATCTATACTTTGTACCATAAAGAGAAGCTGAGTGTCGTGGAAATCGCAAATGAGATAGGATATACCCATCCGTCTACGATTAGCTTACTAAAAGAACTTGAAAAACAAAAACTCATTCGTTCTGTAAAAGATAAGGAAGACGAACGCAAACGACGTATATTGTTAACATCCAAAGGTCTGGAACTAATCGAACAGATGAAACCCGTATGGGACGTTATTCGCATTGCTTTAAACGAAATTGCCGATAACCAGAATGCGTTGTTAGCAGCGATTACCGAAGCCGAAAATAAAATTGCGACCCAGAGTTTCCTGCAACGCGTTTTGCAATTAAAACAGGAACAGGAAAGTAAGACGATAGAAAAATAA
- a CDS encoding GNAT family N-acetyltransferase yields the protein MEIRIQPIGNEYSTAAIDLILSIQQKEFNVPITIEDQPDLLQIEAFYYEGGGAFWGAFHNDELVGTIALIKYADQEGAIRKMFVKKEFRGKEYRIAQQLLDILIAYCHENGIRHVYLGTITILEAALRFYEKNNFVRIEKKDLPDTFPLMSADNVFCHLNLDKQP from the coding sequence ATGGAAATTCGCATTCAACCCATCGGAAATGAATACTCGACTGCGGCAATAGACCTGATTTTAAGTATTCAGCAAAAAGAGTTTAACGTCCCGATTACAATAGAGGATCAACCGGATTTGTTACAAATAGAAGCCTTTTATTATGAGGGTGGAGGTGCTTTTTGGGGCGCTTTTCACAACGATGAACTCGTAGGAACTATTGCTTTGATCAAATATGCCGATCAGGAAGGAGCGATTCGAAAAATGTTTGTCAAAAAAGAATTTCGCGGAAAAGAATACCGTATTGCCCAACAATTACTCGATATTTTAATAGCCTATTGTCACGAAAACGGAATACGACACGTATATCTGGGAACGATCACAATCTTAGAAGCCGCACTTCGTTTTTACGAAAAGAATAACTTTGTACGAATTGAAAAAAAGGACTTACCAGATACTTTTCCGTTAATGAGTGCCGATAATGTATTTTGCCATTTAAACCTGGACAAACAGCCATGA
- a CDS encoding helix-turn-helix domain-containing protein translates to MTQIKDQGILRETSCSEELFAIRDSLEILGGKWKLLILIYLKNRQDQLVHFKMIERGIQGISAKMLSKELKELEINELVTRTIQDTRPITVTYALTDYGKSVIPVIEALVQWGFDHRMMIKKTR, encoded by the coding sequence ATGACACAAATAAAAGATCAGGGCATATTGCGCGAAACCAGTTGTAGCGAAGAACTTTTTGCGATTCGGGACAGCCTGGAAATCCTTGGCGGAAAATGGAAATTATTAATTTTGATTTACCTGAAAAACCGACAGGATCAATTGGTCCATTTTAAGATGATCGAACGTGGCATACAGGGAATCTCCGCAAAAATGCTCAGCAAAGAGTTAAAAGAACTCGAAATAAACGAACTCGTTACCCGAACCATTCAGGATACGCGTCCGATTACCGTGACGTACGCACTTACTGACTACGGAAAATCGGTTATTCCGGTTATTGAGGCCTTGGTACAATGGGGTTTTGATCATAGAATGATGATTAAAAAAACACGATAA
- a CDS encoding cupin domain-containing protein, whose translation MQDIPRRVVTGIKDGKSTIIEDNTIQNAVEHFKGLIISDIWNTQQMPVSLDNEVLIPNTAFPQTPKNGTYFRYVTIPPDSDLGLTVQPGEPHPLMHQTDTLDYIIILSGELYLIMEEGETVLKPGDIVIQKGTNHAWSNRSDQPCIQLAILIDAKTV comes from the coding sequence ATGCAAGACATACCCCGACGCGTGGTGACCGGAATAAAAGACGGCAAATCCACCATTATTGAAGACAATACGATACAAAATGCCGTTGAACATTTTAAAGGACTTATTATTTCCGATATTTGGAATACGCAGCAAATGCCCGTTAGTCTGGATAACGAAGTCCTTATTCCAAATACCGCATTCCCACAAACACCGAAAAACGGAACCTATTTCCGATATGTAACGATACCACCCGATAGCGATCTGGGACTTACCGTTCAACCGGGAGAACCACATCCACTGATGCATCAAACCGATACTCTGGATTATATTATTATCCTTTCCGGGGAATTGTATTTGATCATGGAAGAAGGCGAAACGGTATTAAAACCCGGCGATATCGTAATTCAGAAAGGAACAAATCATGCGTGGAGCAATCGTTCGGATCAGCCTTGTATCCAATTGGCAATTCTGATTGATGCGAAAACCGTTTAA
- a CDS encoding YggS family pyridoxal phosphate-dependent enzyme, whose amino-acid sequence MEEDILINLQEIRDRIKKVAVKSERDPAEIRLLLATKTVPANRIKVALTAGQTLIGENKVQEIKEKYQDLKAIPHTNHFIGHLQTNKIKDILKYDISCIQSLDRLDLAAKLHQRLLFEKKTMEVLIQVNTSNEESKFGVSPDKAIALVQEVAQFETLKIKGLMTIGLFSAETEKVRHCFRLLKHLQEQIIALQLPNVEMKELSMGMSGDLETAIEEGATIVRVGTAIFGQRSYPDSYYWNENT is encoded by the coding sequence ATGGAAGAAGATATCTTGATCAATTTGCAAGAAATTAGGGATCGGATAAAAAAAGTTGCGGTTAAAAGTGAGCGTGATCCGGCTGAAATCCGTTTGTTATTGGCAACGAAAACGGTACCGGCGAATCGGATTAAAGTAGCGTTGACGGCCGGCCAAACTTTAATAGGGGAGAATAAAGTACAGGAAATCAAAGAGAAATACCAGGATTTAAAAGCCATTCCGCATACGAATCATTTTATCGGACACTTACAAACCAATAAAATTAAGGACATTTTAAAATACGATATTTCCTGTATTCAGTCGTTGGATCGTTTGGATTTGGCGGCAAAATTGCACCAGCGTTTGTTGTTTGAAAAGAAAACAATGGAAGTACTCATTCAGGTCAATACTTCCAATGAAGAGAGCAAATTTGGAGTTTCTCCGGACAAAGCAATAGCCTTGGTACAAGAAGTAGCCCAATTCGAAACCCTAAAAATCAAAGGACTAATGACGATTGGATTGTTTAGTGCCGAAACCGAAAAAGTACGACACTGTTTCCGCCTACTTAAACATCTACAGGAACAAATTATAGCGTTGCAACTTCCTAATGTGGAAATGAAAGAACTTTCGATGGGAATGAGTGGCGATCTGGAAACGGCAATCGAAGAAGGCGCGACCATCGTTAGAGTAGGCACGGCCATCTTTGGACAACGAAGTTATCCCGATAGTTATTATTGGAACGAAAACACCTAG
- a CDS encoding GNAT family N-acetyltransferase: MNYKIKKASLEDLDEAAALFDLYRVFYRQESDVEKGKAFLKERFLNSESDIFLAVVNGKAVGFVQLYKLFHYTKLQKQWLLSDLYVHPDYRGQGLSVALIDRSKQWCAETGACGLMLETEKTNDIGNKLYPRCGFEYDGLHNYYHWWH, from the coding sequence ATGAATTACAAAATTAAAAAAGCAAGCCTGGAAGATCTGGATGAAGCAGCTGCTTTATTTGACCTTTACCGTGTTTTTTACCGACAGGAATCGGATGTCGAAAAAGGAAAAGCATTTTTAAAGGAACGTTTTTTAAACAGTGAATCGGATATTTTTCTGGCCGTTGTCAACGGAAAAGCCGTGGGGTTTGTACAGCTTTATAAGCTATTTCATTATACAAAATTGCAAAAACAATGGTTGTTAAGCGATTTGTACGTACATCCGGACTATAGAGGACAAGGTTTGTCTGTCGCTTTGATCGATCGCAGTAAGCAATGGTGTGCCGAAACCGGCGCCTGTGGATTGATGTTGGAAACCGAAAAAACGAATGACATCGGAAACAAATTATATCCGCGATGTGGTTTTGAATACGATGGACTACACAATTACTACCATTGGTGGCACTAA
- a CDS encoding PLP-dependent aminotransferase family protein, whose product MIPFEHIITLDKTSKTPVYRQIAMSISTAIRKGSLKAGMLLPGSRELAKTLHVHRKTVIAAYDELQAQDWISVVPRKQVSVSERIPLLKPQSWEKTTSQTGYYNTLELPFRQIIENTEYDTATKIPDITIDDGYPDVRLSPIAALLKTYRSNTSRKYAIKTANTGTAQGTVKLRETLVTYLSETRGLNCTADNILITHGAQMSIYLAAQLLLDSDARIIVGQPNYPVADQVFQQTGAQLLKVNVDANGIDTDAIELICRKKKINAVYVVPHHHYPTTVTLSVERRMKLLELSKQYFFTIIEDDYDYDYHYTSSPYLPLASSGHNGNVIYIGSFSKILDPSLRMGFMIAPQNFIVQCTALRKLIDVGGDGYMQNALATLIQDGELKRHLKKAKKCYHQRRDFLDALLREHLSPYISYTLPSGGMAIWIRLRKGYSLSRLKTSDYFHIARMDSEQNAFRFGFASLNETELTEAVLYLKSILHNT is encoded by the coding sequence ATGATTCCATTCGAACATATTATCACCCTTGATAAAACAAGCAAAACTCCTGTCTACCGGCAAATTGCCATGAGTATTAGTACCGCCATACGAAAGGGTTCTTTAAAGGCAGGCATGTTACTTCCGGGTAGTCGGGAGCTGGCAAAAACCTTGCACGTACACCGCAAAACGGTTATCGCCGCATACGACGAGCTACAGGCGCAGGATTGGATTAGTGTTGTTCCACGAAAACAGGTTAGCGTTTCGGAACGAATTCCGCTACTCAAGCCGCAATCCTGGGAGAAAACCACTTCTCAGACCGGATATTACAATACTCTGGAACTTCCGTTTCGTCAGATCATCGAAAATACAGAATACGATACGGCCACTAAAATCCCTGATATCACTATTGACGACGGGTATCCCGATGTACGCTTATCGCCAATTGCCGCTTTGTTGAAAACCTATCGTTCGAATACCTCCCGAAAATATGCCATCAAAACAGCCAATACGGGTACAGCACAGGGAACCGTAAAACTCCGGGAAACATTGGTTACTTATTTATCAGAAACCCGCGGATTGAATTGTACTGCCGATAACATATTGATCACCCATGGAGCGCAAATGAGTATTTATCTGGCCGCTCAATTATTATTAGATTCCGATGCACGTATCATTGTAGGCCAGCCCAATTATCCTGTAGCCGATCAGGTTTTTCAGCAAACCGGAGCACAACTTCTAAAAGTGAATGTTGATGCCAATGGAATCGACACCGATGCCATCGAGTTGATTTGTCGGAAGAAAAAAATTAATGCCGTATATGTGGTTCCGCACCATCATTATCCGACAACGGTTACTCTTAGCGTAGAAAGACGCATGAAATTACTGGAATTATCCAAACAGTATTTTTTTACGATCATTGAAGACGATTACGATTACGACTACCATTATACCTCATCCCCTTACCTCCCCCTGGCAAGCAGCGGACATAACGGAAATGTGATTTATATTGGTTCGTTTTCGAAAATACTGGATCCGTCGCTCCGTATGGGGTTTATGATCGCTCCGCAAAATTTTATTGTCCAATGTACCGCACTCCGAAAGTTAATCGACGTGGGTGGCGATGGTTATATGCAGAATGCTTTGGCAACATTAATACAGGACGGAGAACTCAAACGGCATCTTAAAAAAGCGAAAAAGTGCTACCATCAACGCAGGGATTTCCTGGATGCCTTATTACGAGAACACTTAAGTCCCTATATTTCCTACACCTTACCATCCGGTGGTATGGCTATCTGGATCCGGTTACGCAAAGGCTATTCGTTATCGCGTTTAAAAACATCCGATTATTTCCATATCGCCAGAATGGATTCCGAACAAAATGCTTTCCGTTTTGGATTTGCTTCGTTAAACGAAACCGAATTAACAGAAGCCGTTTTATATTTAAAATCAATATTGCATAACACCTGA